One Echinicola strongylocentroti DNA window includes the following coding sequences:
- the cysC gene encoding adenylyl-sulfate kinase, with the protein MNEENNVFPTEFKIRQYDRAKLLEQQPLLIWFTGLSGSGKSTLANATEFALHQKGLKTYLLDGDNLRSGLNKGLGFSSEDRIENLRRVGEVSKLMLDAGLIVIAAFISPFRKEREMIKELVGKENFIEIHVSCPLEVCEKRDTKGLYQKARKGIIKDFTGIDSPYEAPIEADLKVDTDSKTVEECINNIVSAIGKRCQSYGHNIS; encoded by the coding sequence ATGAACGAAGAAAATAATGTTTTCCCGACCGAATTTAAGATTCGTCAGTATGATCGGGCAAAGCTATTGGAGCAGCAGCCTTTGTTGATTTGGTTTACGGGGCTGTCAGGGTCAGGGAAGTCTACCTTGGCCAATGCCACAGAGTTTGCGCTACACCAAAAAGGGCTGAAAACCTATCTTCTGGATGGTGATAATTTGAGGTCTGGGCTGAATAAGGGGTTGGGGTTTTCGTCGGAGGATCGGATCGAAAACCTCCGCCGGGTAGGTGAGGTGAGCAAATTGATGCTGGATGCAGGTTTGATAGTGATTGCGGCTTTTATTTCACCCTTCAGAAAAGAGCGTGAAATGATCAAGGAGCTGGTAGGTAAAGAGAACTTTATAGAGATCCATGTGAGCTGTCCCCTCGAAGTGTGTGAAAAAAGGGATACGAAAGGCCTCTATCAGAAAGCAAGAAAAGGGATCATCAAGGATTTTACTGGCATCGATTCCCCATATGAGGCTCCCATAGAAGCAGACCTGAAGGTGGATACGGACAGCAAGACTGTAGAGGAATGTATAAATAATATTGTAAGTGCCATTGGGAAAAGATGTCAAAGCTATGGTCATAATATCAGCTAA
- a CDS encoding ABC transporter ATP-binding protein translates to MGKSIIQVENLSKRYRLGLKEKRSKTLAGQVGNIIKSPWENFQRLRKLSKFGEEDESVFWALKDISFEVKEGEVLGIIGKNGAGKSTLLKILSQITEPTSGKITLNGRVASLLEVGTGFHPELTGRENIYMNGTILGMTRREIDRKLDEIIDFSGIEKFVDTPVKFYSSGMKVRLGFSVAAHLEPEILIIDEVLAVGDYEFQQKCLGKMEDVSKNQGRTVLFVSHNMAAVQNLCSRGILMGNGKLHFDGVTEEALKSYIGGNTSTCFLDLENAHIKGEGNQKIKLKSINLSSRLDEDIPVFPRKDVYISLDVDFKEGFKNQGERIDIRIDNRLGQRLIWCSTKADNRLKLGTGKITFKIPQCPLVPDEYVLTVFIHDGHDVANWYPQVMNFKVEEAAYFDSGMTIPNGQTSFIYPFELTNS, encoded by the coding sequence GTGGGAAAAAGTATTATCCAAGTAGAAAACTTGTCTAAGCGTTACCGGCTAGGCCTTAAAGAGAAGCGGTCCAAGACCTTGGCCGGACAGGTTGGCAATATCATCAAGTCCCCATGGGAAAACTTTCAGCGGCTTCGGAAGTTGAGCAAGTTTGGAGAAGAGGATGAATCGGTTTTTTGGGCGCTGAAGGATATCAGTTTTGAGGTGAAGGAAGGGGAAGTGCTGGGCATTATCGGTAAAAACGGTGCGGGTAAATCGACCTTGCTCAAGATACTGTCCCAAATCACAGAACCTACTTCAGGTAAAATCACCCTGAATGGCCGTGTGGCCTCTTTACTGGAAGTAGGCACTGGCTTTCACCCTGAGCTGACCGGTAGGGAAAATATCTATATGAATGGAACCATCCTCGGTATGACGAGGCGAGAGATCGACCGGAAATTGGATGAAATCATTGACTTTTCGGGCATAGAAAAGTTTGTGGACACACCGGTAAAGTTTTATTCCTCGGGCATGAAAGTGCGTCTAGGTTTTTCGGTGGCAGCTCATTTGGAGCCGGAGATTTTGATCATCGATGAGGTGCTGGCCGTGGGGGATTATGAATTTCAGCAAAAGTGTCTCGGAAAGATGGAGGATGTAAGCAAGAACCAAGGACGGACGGTGCTCTTTGTGAGCCATAATATGGCGGCAGTGCAGAATTTGTGTAGTAGGGGGATATTAATGGGAAATGGCAAACTGCACTTTGATGGAGTAACAGAAGAGGCATTGAAAAGCTATATTGGAGGCAATACCAGTACATGCTTTTTGGATTTGGAAAATGCCCATATCAAAGGAGAAGGGAACCAAAAGATAAAATTAAAGTCCATTAATCTCTCTAGCCGTTTGGATGAAGATATACCGGTATTCCCGAGGAAAGATGTGTATATTTCGCTGGATGTAGATTTTAAAGAAGGCTTTAAAAATCAAGGAGAGAGGATAGATATTCGGATTGATAACCGACTGGGACAACGACTTATTTGGTGTAGCACAAAAGCCGATAACAGGCTAAAGTTGGGGACGGGAAAAATAACTTTCAAAATCCCCCAATGCCCATTGGTTCCCGATGAATATGTCCTTACAGTATTTATTCACGATGGACATGATGTGGCCAATTGGTACCCTCAAGTAATGAATTTTAAAGTGGAAGAAGCAGCATATTTTGATTCTGGGATGACCATTCCTAATGGACAAACCAGCTTTATTTACCCTTTTGAACTTACTAATTCCTAA
- a CDS encoding glycosyltransferase family 2 protein, translating to MNREAPLVSILIPNYNKAPYIRETLDSVLNQTYQHWECIIVDDHSTDESWEILEEYSAKDDRFKVFQRPDHLAKGGNVCRNYALRLSLGEYIQFLDSDDILALTCLNEECRFVKKYPQKDFLVFNSELFDKSPGDLGVLWNIDKEENDFYRYLKTDGVWQTAGALYKRSFFLLNLAFNEDLSIWQDFDLHFRAILVSKNYKKLLGLKPNIFIRNGLENSISRTKDRKVVLDQLKNRFIIYLSFKELIRKGGLDFDKPGYFIYKSVCFWFAAQFYVKYGRWDGFIESLNQLRKSQNLPFYKCELYKVHCLMLKVANRWRPMKKLLVFLGGIK from the coding sequence ATGAATAGAGAAGCTCCTTTGGTTTCCATTCTGATCCCAAATTATAATAAAGCACCTTATATAAGGGAAACATTGGACTCTGTGCTAAACCAGACCTACCAGCACTGGGAGTGTATTATTGTCGATGATCATAGCACGGACGAATCATGGGAAATTCTAGAAGAATACTCTGCTAAGGATGATAGGTTTAAAGTTTTTCAAAGACCAGACCATTTAGCAAAGGGAGGGAATGTATGTAGGAATTATGCTCTTAGATTATCGCTAGGGGAATATATTCAGTTTTTAGATTCTGATGATATTTTAGCACTGACATGTTTGAACGAAGAATGTCGTTTTGTGAAAAAATATCCCCAAAAGGATTTTTTGGTTTTTAATTCTGAATTATTTGATAAAAGTCCTGGTGATTTAGGTGTTTTATGGAATATCGATAAAGAAGAAAATGATTTTTATAGGTATTTGAAAACAGATGGAGTTTGGCAAACAGCTGGAGCTCTTTATAAGAGAAGTTTTTTTTTATTGAATTTAGCCTTCAATGAAGATCTTTCTATTTGGCAAGACTTTGACCTTCATTTTAGGGCCATATTGGTGTCAAAGAATTACAAGAAACTTCTAGGTCTTAAACCTAATATTTTCATAAGAAATGGGCTTGAAAATTCTATAAGTAGGACTAAAGATAGAAAGGTTGTACTTGATCAGTTAAAAAATAGGTTTATAATATATTTATCGTTTAAAGAATTGATAAGGAAGGGAGGGCTTGATTTTGATAAACCCGGCTATTTTATATATAAATCCGTTTGTTTTTGGTTTGCGGCACAGTTTTATGTTAAATATGGAAGATGGGATGGTTTTATTGAAAGCCTTAACCAACTAAGGAAATCTCAAAATCTACCATTTTATAAATGTGAATTATATAAGGTTCATTGTTTGATGCTAAAGGTGGCTAATAGGTGGAGGCCTATGAAGAAATTGTTAGTGTTTTTAGGGGGAATAAAATAA